In a single window of the Anopheles stephensi strain Indian unplaced genomic scaffold, UCI_ANSTEP_V1.0 ucontig187, whole genome shotgun sequence genome:
- the LOC118515754 gene encoding uncharacterized protein LOC118515754: MYVKLRSSQELQDVRADIGMGRRTAQGHLIVPIRKNVDSAELARRIQLALGEDGVVRVVTEMGELLVTNIDSLAEKSDVELAIKEKLGAEPGIARVELWELRDGTKRARVRLPLAKARLLIGQKLTLCQCVSGIREVPKKPLDRQRCFRCLLMGHLARNCRASSDRSGLCLQCGEEGHRISQCTSAAKCIVCQGPHRVGHSSCRQNQHSRA; this comes from the coding sequence ATGTACGTGAAGCTGCGCTCATCACAGGAGCTGCAAGACGTCAGGGCAGATATTGGGATGGGGCGTCGGACCGCGCAAGGTCATCTCATTGTCCCAATACGCAAGAATGTGGACAGCGCTGAGCTGGCTCGCCGGATCCAGCTGGCACTCGGCGAGGATGGCGTGGTCCGTGTGGTGACGGAGATGGGAGAGCTTCTCGTCACCAACATTGACTCCCTGGCCGAGAAGAGTGATGTGGAGCTCGCCATCAAGGAGAAGCTGGGAGCAGAGCCGGGAATCGCGCGTGTCGAGCTCTGGGAGCTCCGTGATGGCACGAAGCGAGCTCGAGTGCGGCTCCCACTAGCAAAGGCACGGCTTCTCATCGGGCAGAAGCTGACACTGTGCCAATGCGTCAGCGGCATCCGCGAAGTGCCGAAGAAGCCACTCGACCGTCAGCGTTGCttccgttgtcttctgatggGGCATCTGGCACGAAACTGTCGTGCCTCGTCTGACCGGTCGGGTCTGTGTTTGCAGTGTGGCGAAGAGGGCCACCGCATTAGCCAGTGCACTTCGGCAGCTAAGTGCATTGTCTGCCAGGGGCCCCATCGTGTGGGCCACTCATCGTGCCGCCAGAACCAGCATTCGCGGGCGTAA